One window of the Labilibaculum sp. genome contains the following:
- a CDS encoding HD domain-containing protein yields the protein MKEHLKHPIFSIISKIVTRENLESYVIGGFVRDLFLHRESKDIDIVVIGSGIELAQKVAKEAGVSKVSVFKNYGTAMLKYKDLEIEFVGARKESYNRDSRNPIVEDGTLEDDQKRRDFTINALALSLHQDNFGELLDPFNGINDLNNKIIKTPMEPIITFSDDPLRMMRAIRFATQLNFTISKETLEAIRTNKDRINIITKERIIEELNKIILSDKPSIGFKLLDETGLLKLIFPEFVRLKGRETRNGISHKDNFYHTLEVLDQLTPHSNNLWLRWSALLHDIAKPNTKRFVDGIGWTFHAHNFIGEKMVPRIFKNMKLPLNEKMKFVQKMVLLHMRPIVLAQEVVTDSAIRRLLFDAGDDVDELMKLCEADITSKNEEKVKKFLDNFQLVRRKLKEVEEKDSVRNFQPPIDGQEIIDIFNLSPCKIIGDIKMAIKEAILDGVIPNEHDAAYQFMLKKGKELGLEPIKKPNNKEPLD from the coding sequence GTGAAAGAACATTTAAAACACCCTATATTTTCAATTATTTCCAAAATTGTAACCCGTGAAAATCTCGAGAGTTATGTAATTGGAGGTTTTGTAAGAGATTTATTTTTACACCGGGAATCAAAAGATATTGATATTGTAGTTATTGGAAGCGGTATTGAACTTGCCCAAAAAGTAGCAAAAGAAGCCGGCGTATCAAAAGTTTCTGTTTTTAAGAACTATGGAACGGCAATGCTAAAGTACAAAGATCTGGAAATTGAATTTGTTGGTGCCAGAAAAGAATCTTACAATCGGGATTCCAGAAACCCTATTGTTGAAGACGGCACACTCGAAGATGATCAAAAAAGACGGGACTTCACCATTAATGCTTTAGCTCTTAGCCTGCATCAGGATAATTTTGGAGAGTTGCTCGATCCATTTAATGGAATTAATGATTTAAATAATAAAATCATTAAAACACCAATGGAACCAATAATAACATTCTCTGATGATCCTTTGCGAATGATGAGGGCAATACGTTTTGCGACCCAACTTAATTTCACAATATCGAAGGAAACTCTTGAAGCTATTCGTACCAATAAGGATCGAATTAATATCATCACAAAAGAAAGAATTATAGAGGAATTAAATAAGATAATTCTTTCAGATAAACCTTCTATCGGATTTAAGCTGCTGGATGAAACGGGCTTGTTAAAATTAATATTCCCTGAATTCGTTAGACTAAAAGGAAGGGAAACAAGAAATGGAATCAGTCATAAAGATAATTTCTACCATACTCTTGAGGTATTGGATCAATTAACACCCCATTCTAATAATCTTTGGCTGCGCTGGTCGGCCTTATTGCACGATATAGCCAAACCCAATACCAAAAGATTTGTTGATGGAATCGGCTGGACCTTTCATGCGCATAATTTTATTGGTGAAAAAATGGTGCCTCGTATTTTTAAGAATATGAAATTACCATTGAACGAAAAAATGAAATTTGTTCAGAAAATGGTTCTTCTTCATATGCGTCCCATTGTATTGGCACAAGAGGTGGTAACCGATTCTGCAATTCGCAGATTGCTATTTGATGCCGGCGATGATGTAGATGAACTAATGAAGTTATGCGAAGCCGATATCACTTCTAAAAATGAAGAAAAAGTGAAAAAGTTTCTCGATAATTTTCAATTGGTACGAAGGAAACTAAAAGAAGTGGAGGAAAAGGATTCTGTGCGTAATTTTCAGCCTCCAATTGATGGACAGGAAATTATTGATATTTTTAATTTATCGCCATGCAAAATAATTGGCGATATTAAAATGGCTATAAAAGAGGCCATTCTTGATGGAGTAATTCCCAATGAACATGATGCCGCCTATCAGTTTATGCTGAAGAAAGGAAAGGAACTGGGACTTGAACCCATAAAAAAACCCAATAACAAAGAGCCTTTGGATTAG